In Idiomarina sp. PL1-037, a single genomic region encodes these proteins:
- a CDS encoding efflux RND transporter periplasmic adaptor subunit produces the protein MNTRFRFAPIFAASLLLTGALSACSDQQQQQQGQQQAAQVDVITVTPESISLSTDLPGRTAAYRVAQVRPQVSGVLLERTFEEGAFVEKGQQLYQIDPAVYEAELASAEAEVESAKAVLRSSELRYKRFQELLEENAVSQDEFDSAEATFYQNKAAVSVAEAKLKNASINLEYTKVNAPINGVIGRSNFTEGALLTASQPEPLVTINQLDPIYVDINQSSKQFMKLQADIKSGRIQANEKGNAPVRLKLNGLDYDQKGELLFSEVSVDEDTGAILLRAEFPNPDNTLYPGMFVRAEVSEGTINSAIKVPQKAVTRDPRGRPYVMLVNDDKKIEQRMITTERAVGSSWLVSEGLKEGDTVVTSGLQKIRPGASVTIDSSNSEQQQ, from the coding sequence ATGAACACGCGTTTTAGGTTTGCCCCCATTTTTGCCGCGAGTCTTCTATTAACGGGAGCACTCAGCGCATGCAGCGACCAACAACAGCAGCAACAAGGCCAGCAACAAGCAGCTCAGGTTGACGTAATTACCGTAACGCCTGAGTCAATCAGTCTTAGTACCGATTTGCCTGGACGTACAGCAGCCTATCGGGTTGCTCAAGTTCGCCCGCAAGTTAGCGGGGTATTGCTGGAACGAACTTTTGAAGAAGGCGCCTTTGTAGAAAAAGGACAGCAACTTTATCAAATTGATCCGGCCGTTTATGAAGCGGAATTAGCCAGTGCTGAAGCTGAAGTTGAAAGCGCAAAAGCTGTTTTACGCAGCTCAGAGCTTCGTTATAAACGTTTTCAGGAACTGCTTGAAGAGAACGCAGTAAGCCAGGACGAGTTTGATAGTGCAGAAGCTACCTTCTATCAAAACAAAGCGGCTGTTTCAGTGGCTGAAGCCAAATTAAAAAATGCCAGCATTAACCTTGAGTACACGAAAGTCAACGCACCCATTAACGGTGTCATTGGCCGTTCTAACTTCACTGAAGGTGCATTATTAACAGCATCTCAGCCTGAACCTTTGGTTACGATTAATCAACTGGATCCAATTTATGTTGATATCAACCAATCCAGTAAGCAGTTTATGAAGTTACAAGCTGATATAAAATCCGGCCGTATTCAGGCGAACGAGAAAGGTAATGCACCCGTTCGTCTTAAATTAAATGGTCTGGATTACGATCAAAAAGGTGAACTGCTTTTCTCTGAAGTCAGTGTCGATGAAGATACAGGAGCAATTCTATTGCGTGCTGAATTCCCTAACCCGGATAACACACTGTACCCAGGCATGTTTGTGCGTGCTGAAGTGAGTGAAGGCACTATCAACTCAGCCATTAAAGTACCGCAAAAAGCTGTAACTCGAGACCCCAGAGGACGACCTTATGTCATGCTGGTAAATGATGACAAAAAAATTGAACAACGGATGATAACGACAGAACGCGCTGTAGGCAGCAGTTGGTTAGTATCTGAAGGCCTTAAAGAAGGCGATACCGTTGTCACTTCAGGTCTGCAAAAAATTCGTCCGGGCGCATCGGTGACTATCGATTCATCTAACTCTGAACAGCAGCAGTAA